One genomic segment of Candidatus Nitrospira nitrificans includes these proteins:
- a CDS encoding DUF1499 domain-containing protein: MNQRTLPPCPSSPNCVSTQAADESHAIAPFPYKKSRAEAKEALKAVCATLPRTKLVDEDETYLHYEFTSLLLRFVDDVEFLFDDATKTVHFRSASRTGYSDFGVNRQRMEQLRALVEGKL; this comes from the coding sequence ATGAACCAGCGAACTCTTCCCCCTTGCCCCTCCAGCCCCAATTGCGTCTCGACTCAGGCGGCCGATGAGAGCCACGCGATCGCGCCGTTTCCGTACAAGAAGTCTCGCGCGGAAGCCAAAGAGGCGTTGAAAGCGGTGTGCGCAACATTGCCTCGAACCAAGCTCGTCGATGAGGACGAGACATACCTTCATTACGAGTTCACCAGCCTGCTGCTCCGATTCGTCGATGATGTGGAGTTCCTCTTCGATGACGCCACAAAGACGGTTCACTTCCGTTCGGCTTCCCGCACGGGCTACAGCGATTTCGGTGTCAACCGACAGCGAATGGAGCAGCTACGGGCGTTGGTGGAAGGGAAACTCTGA
- a CDS encoding PilZ domain-containing protein, whose product MGFKRKHSRVDVGRVGRLQRGSLSAPCKVVDVSESGVRLESRLFVKRGDVLQLGIELDGGRSLTCELEVIHVRTPKLGAKIIAINPEDRERLTHLLNDHVQNSLSRG is encoded by the coding sequence ATGGGGTTCAAGCGTAAGCATTCGCGTGTCGATGTCGGACGTGTCGGCCGGTTGCAGCGCGGCTCGCTCTCGGCGCCGTGCAAGGTAGTCGACGTCAGCGAATCCGGCGTCCGTCTGGAAAGCCGTCTGTTCGTGAAGCGCGGCGATGTGCTCCAACTCGGGATTGAACTTGATGGAGGGAGATCCCTCACCTGCGAGTTGGAAGTCATTCACGTGCGTACCCCAAAGCTCGGCGCAAAAATTATCGCCATCAATCCTGAAGATCGAGAACGACTGACCCATCTTCTCAATGATCATGTCCAGAATAGTTTATCCCGCGGTTAG
- a CDS encoding polyprenyl synthetase family protein has protein sequence MNIADYLEQKRIEVDRFLDCVAPPAAVPPTTLHESLRYSLLAGGKRVRPILTIAAAEALDQTPPGLLAVACSLELIHTYSLIHDDLPSMDNDDFRRGKPTNHKVYGEAMAILAGDALLTMAFDLVSRPDLMKGTDPVRQVRIIQELAFGSGNMGMVGGQVFDIQAENKDIDLPTLQNIHKHKTGMLIRAAVRMGAIAAGANDRQLDDMTGYAEDIGLAFQIADDVLNVTGTREELGKNPNTDAERGKKTYPTFYGVDGAKKLAGDCITRAINRLSSFGPSADPLREIARYITNRKN, from the coding sequence ATGAACATTGCGGACTATTTGGAGCAAAAACGCATCGAGGTCGATCGGTTTCTTGATTGTGTCGCCCCGCCGGCAGCTGTGCCGCCGACGACGTTGCATGAGAGCCTGCGCTACAGCCTGCTGGCCGGTGGGAAGCGGGTGCGGCCCATTCTCACGATCGCCGCGGCTGAAGCGTTGGACCAGACACCGCCCGGCCTTCTGGCAGTCGCCTGCTCGTTGGAGCTGATCCATACCTATTCGCTGATCCACGATGACTTGCCCTCTATGGATAACGACGATTTTCGCCGTGGAAAGCCGACGAACCATAAAGTATATGGCGAGGCGATGGCGATCCTCGCCGGCGATGCCCTGCTCACCATGGCCTTCGACCTGGTCAGCCGACCGGATCTCATGAAGGGCACCGATCCGGTGCGGCAAGTCCGCATCATTCAAGAATTGGCCTTTGGCTCCGGCAACATGGGCATGGTGGGAGGTCAGGTGTTCGACATCCAGGCAGAAAACAAGGATATCGATCTTCCGACTCTTCAGAACATTCACAAGCACAAGACCGGCATGCTCATCCGCGCCGCGGTCCGCATGGGTGCCATCGCCGCCGGAGCGAACGACCGGCAGCTTGACGACATGACCGGCTATGCCGAAGACATCGGGCTGGCATTTCAGATTGCCGATGACGTGCTGAACGTGACCGGCACCAGAGAAGAGCTGGGGAAGAATCCCAACACCGACGCCGAGCGCGGAAAGAAAACCTACCCGACGTTTTACGGCGTGGATGGGGCCAAGAAACTGGCCGGCGACTGTATCACCCGCGCCATCAACCGCTTGTCATCGTTCGGTCCTTCCGCCGATCCTCTGCGTGAGATCGCGCGGTATATCACAAACCGCAAGAACTAA
- a CDS encoding carotenoid biosynthesis protein, whose protein sequence is MDIFLLFLNTILFRPYVFLFLAAFLFSAVKLIGWPRTWRFWLISWITAFVCEFSSTRTGIPFGWYFYNGSTVGQELYFFEVPFMDSISFSFLLFAAYCVALGLLLPFASSPTHARFPLRQLTFDLSARTSRGVYALAAFLFAFIDMVIDPVALRGDRWFLGKIYYYPDPGRHFGVPFANYVGWAVVGLISLTIYFSLDRRLPPLSPSRFLTQRLLLGIGLYYGVLAFNLGMTFWIGESFMGMSGLLMHLPVLALLIARLSGFQRLHPT, encoded by the coding sequence ATGGACATTTTTCTCCTTTTCCTCAACACCATTCTCTTCCGTCCCTATGTTTTTCTTTTCCTTGCCGCATTTCTCTTCTCCGCCGTCAAACTGATCGGCTGGCCGCGAACCTGGCGCTTCTGGCTGATCAGCTGGATCACGGCGTTCGTCTGTGAGTTCTCGTCCACGCGCACCGGGATTCCGTTCGGCTGGTATTTCTACAATGGTTCGACGGTCGGCCAGGAACTGTACTTTTTCGAGGTGCCGTTCATGGATTCCATTTCGTTCAGCTTCCTGCTTTTCGCCGCCTACTGTGTCGCGCTCGGGTTGCTGCTGCCCTTTGCATCATCGCCGACACACGCCCGCTTTCCTCTACGGCAGTTGACCTTCGATCTAAGCGCGCGTACGAGTCGGGGGGTCTATGCACTCGCCGCGTTCCTCTTCGCCTTTATCGATATGGTCATCGATCCGGTCGCTCTGCGCGGCGATCGTTGGTTCTTGGGGAAAATCTACTATTACCCCGACCCGGGCCGGCATTTCGGTGTCCCATTCGCGAACTATGTCGGCTGGGCGGTGGTCGGACTGATTTCGCTGACTATCTATTTCTCGCTGGACCGGCGCCTTCCTCCTCTTTCGCCGTCCCGGTTCCTCACACAGCGGCTCTTGCTGGGAATCGGGCTGTATTATGGAGTCTTGGCCTTCAACCTCGGCATGACCTTCTGGATCGGAGAATCGTTCATGGGCATGAGCGGCCTGCTCATGCACCTCCCTGTCCTTGCTCTGCTGATCGCTCGCCTCTCGGGTTTTCAGCGATTGCACCCCACCTAA
- a CDS encoding YajG family lipoprotein, which translates to MKQSSLRVLGCAIMMATMLAGCRGTGEVRYLDLREKPPMVQVTDIEPVKIAIEPFDDRRGDKSRVGTRSHLWGGTTQFDVLGDRPAGAITQRLADRLRTRGWRDRVWNVRVAPAGSAAEADIVISGQVQDFSATVKSRVFSTVIDTTSRFTIQARNLVDRSTTIRTIEGGRSRTVFWFNEDDVREQLAATLKDGLDRLIVDTTIDNKALRPARRLLQE; encoded by the coding sequence GTGAAGCAATCGTCATTGCGCGTTTTGGGCTGTGCCATCATGATGGCGACCATGCTGGCCGGCTGTAGGGGAACAGGAGAGGTGCGCTATCTGGATTTGCGGGAGAAGCCACCGATGGTGCAGGTGACCGACATCGAGCCGGTCAAAATCGCCATCGAACCGTTTGACGATCGACGGGGAGACAAGAGCCGGGTGGGAACGCGCTCGCATCTCTGGGGCGGCACCACGCAGTTCGATGTGTTGGGTGATCGGCCTGCGGGCGCGATCACGCAGCGACTCGCCGATCGCCTCAGAACCCGCGGGTGGCGGGATCGGGTATGGAATGTGCGCGTGGCTCCGGCCGGATCTGCCGCCGAGGCCGATATTGTCATCAGCGGACAGGTGCAGGATTTTTCCGCGACCGTGAAGAGCCGCGTCTTTTCCACCGTCATCGATACCACCAGCCGGTTTACGATTCAGGCCAGGAATCTCGTCGATCGAAGCACGACCATCCGCACGATTGAAGGGGGTCGAAGTCGAACGGTGTTCTGGTTCAATGAAGACGACGTGCGCGAACAACTGGCGGCGACCTTGAAAGACGGACTGGATCGGCTGATCGTCGATACGACGATCGACAACAAGGCGTTACGCCCGGCCCGTCGGCTCCTGCAAGAGTGA
- a CDS encoding zinc-dependent metalloprotease, translating to MELTLPIRQSPRDRTTPRLSLVHSRTMALCLCVAALGVPAAGMGASTPSQLPLFVETSSDIPPAIAQAFPSPEMSKRWVRRHRTMGLNPDALGAMKHVRKEAKPDITLDLFDAGTRALELDEPEVHRNKATVWRGRLRGDQDSDVTLAVRGTKMVGTIVSGQRLYKIEPTEDHRHRLVEIDEDAMRPDHHPLVVPDDGTPAEPLAPEPDLPQPDARSTAAAATTNTAVDLLVVYTPTARAKQGGQAAMNALIAMGVDLANQAYSNSRIAMQLRLVRAAEVAYAETGDISTDLSRLRGTTDGFMDQVHQLRNQYKADLVALIVDNGGAYCGIAYVMANGPRASFAGYAFSVTDRDCVANNTLTHELGHNMGDAHDRASGGTGVFPYSYGYRDPIGKFRTIMAYACPTVSCPRVKYFSNPTILINGRPAGIDHRINPTNSADNARSMNEVRHVIAAWRTGPPTAARAKPNTGVLNDDGEESDDDGDKVSDDDSRGKAH from the coding sequence ATGGAGCTGACTTTGCCGATTCGACAGTCACCAAGAGACCGTACGACACCTCGCCTCTCGCTCGTTCATTCACGCACGATGGCCCTGTGCCTGTGCGTTGCTGCGCTCGGCGTACCGGCCGCCGGCATGGGCGCATCGACGCCGTCCCAGCTGCCGCTCTTTGTGGAAACCTCAAGCGACATTCCCCCTGCGATCGCCCAAGCCTTTCCGTCGCCTGAGATGTCGAAGCGATGGGTGCGTCGACACCGCACCATGGGTCTTAATCCCGATGCATTGGGGGCCATGAAGCACGTTCGTAAAGAGGCCAAACCTGATATCACGCTGGACCTCTTTGACGCCGGAACGCGCGCGCTGGAGCTTGACGAGCCGGAAGTGCATCGCAATAAGGCGACGGTGTGGCGTGGACGGTTGCGCGGAGATCAGGACAGCGACGTCACATTGGCGGTGCGCGGGACAAAGATGGTCGGCACGATTGTCTCGGGCCAGCGTCTCTACAAAATCGAGCCGACCGAGGACCATCGGCATCGTCTCGTCGAAATCGACGAAGACGCCATGCGGCCGGATCACCATCCACTCGTGGTGCCCGACGATGGAACTCCCGCGGAACCGCTCGCTCCGGAGCCAGACCTCCCGCAGCCTGATGCCCGTTCGACTGCAGCGGCAGCGACGACGAACACCGCCGTCGACCTGTTGGTCGTTTACACCCCCACGGCACGAGCGAAGCAGGGCGGCCAGGCCGCCATGAATGCGCTGATTGCAATGGGCGTCGATTTGGCCAATCAAGCTTACAGCAACAGCCGGATCGCGATGCAACTTCGGCTGGTCCGCGCCGCCGAGGTCGCGTATGCGGAAACGGGCGACATCAGCACTGATCTCTCCCGTTTGCGCGGCACGACCGACGGCTTCATGGATCAGGTTCATCAACTGCGGAATCAATACAAAGCGGATCTGGTTGCATTGATCGTGGACAACGGCGGGGCCTATTGCGGGATCGCCTATGTCATGGCGAACGGCCCACGCGCAAGTTTCGCCGGTTACGCATTCAGCGTGACGGATCGCGATTGCGTGGCGAATAACACGCTCACGCATGAACTGGGGCACAATATGGGCGATGCGCACGATCGCGCGAGCGGCGGGACCGGGGTGTTTCCCTACTCGTATGGCTATCGGGACCCCATCGGAAAATTCCGAACGATCATGGCCTACGCCTGCCCCACTGTCTCCTGCCCACGCGTGAAGTATTTCTCAAACCCGACGATCTTGATCAACGGCCGGCCGGCCGGGATCGATCACCGGATCAACCCGACGAATTCCGCGGACAATGCCCGCTCGATGAACGAAGTCCGTCACGTCATTGCCGCCTGGCGAACAGGACCCCCAACCGCCGCCCGTGCAAAGCCAAACACAGGTGTGCTCAATGATGACGGCGAGGAGTCCGACGACGATGGAGACAAGGTTTCAGACGATGATTCCCGTGGAAAGGCTCACTAA
- the hpnA gene encoding hopanoid-associated sugar epimerase, whose product MKALVTGATGFVGAAVARALVRAGVEARVLARPDSDLRNLEGLSVERVAGDLRDPVSLRKALAGCRHLYHVAAHYALWAKDPSIFYDINVTGTRNLLEAARDIGVERTVYCSTIGAIGLPPGGGLGTEETPVSLDQMAGHYKRSKYLAEQEVHKLAKEGLPVVIVNPSAPVGESDVKPTPTGQVIVDFMKGRMPAYIETGMNIIDVDDVATGHLLAMEKGCQGERYILGSHNLLLREVFEILSTLTGIKAPAVKLPRSAVLPLAYLNHWLADFTGRPPRIPLEGVKMAKYKMHYDCSKAIRELGLPQNPPEIALEKAVRWFRDHKYA is encoded by the coding sequence ATGAAAGCCCTCGTCACAGGCGCCACCGGATTTGTCGGAGCGGCGGTGGCACGGGCGCTCGTGCGGGCCGGCGTCGAAGCCCGTGTGTTGGCGCGACCGGATTCCGATCTCCGGAATCTGGAAGGCCTCTCCGTTGAACGAGTCGCAGGCGATTTACGAGACCCCGTCTCATTGCGCAAAGCCCTCGCCGGCTGCCGCCACCTCTACCATGTCGCCGCTCATTACGCCCTCTGGGCCAAAGATCCCTCGATCTTCTACGACATCAACGTCACCGGCACCAGAAATCTGCTGGAAGCCGCGCGCGACATCGGGGTGGAGCGCACGGTTTACTGCAGCACGATCGGCGCGATTGGTTTGCCGCCTGGCGGGGGACTCGGAACGGAAGAGACTCCGGTATCGCTCGACCAAATGGCCGGCCACTATAAACGTTCGAAGTACTTGGCCGAGCAAGAAGTACACAAGCTGGCCAAAGAAGGATTACCGGTCGTCATTGTGAATCCCAGCGCGCCGGTCGGCGAGAGCGATGTGAAGCCGACGCCGACCGGGCAGGTTATCGTCGATTTCATGAAGGGGCGAATGCCGGCCTATATTGAAACCGGGATGAACATCATCGATGTCGATGATGTCGCCACCGGCCATCTGCTGGCCATGGAGAAAGGCTGCCAGGGCGAGCGGTATATTCTGGGCTCTCACAACTTATTGCTTCGAGAGGTGTTCGAGATTCTGAGTACGCTGACCGGCATCAAAGCGCCGGCCGTCAAATTACCGAGGAGCGCCGTGTTACCCCTGGCCTATCTCAATCACTGGCTCGCCGACTTCACGGGCCGCCCTCCACGCATCCCGCTGGAGGGCGTGAAGATGGCCAAGTATAAGATGCACTACGATTGCAGCAAGGCGATTCGAGAGCTCGGCTTGCCACAGAATCCTCCGGAAATCGCGCTGGAGAAAGCGGTGCGGTGGTTTCGCGACCACAAGTATGCATGA
- a CDS encoding DNA-3-methyladenine glycosylase translates to MSTILARAFFTRPTLTVARSLVGKYLVRENGKEEIAGKIIEVEAYVGCEDKACHASKGRTARTEVLFGPPGISYVYLIYGMYHMLNVVTERTEFPAAVLIRAIEVDGELIDGPGKLCRELGIDRSLHRLDMTQGQSLWFEDRGARVSGKQVGTFPRIGVDYAAEWAKKPWRFRLVDRGHRAQGGQTGIMIQ, encoded by the coding sequence ATGTCGACGATCCTCGCTCGCGCGTTCTTTACCCGCCCCACGCTGACCGTGGCTCGATCTCTGGTCGGCAAGTATTTGGTGCGCGAGAATGGAAAAGAGGAGATTGCCGGAAAAATCATCGAAGTTGAAGCCTATGTCGGTTGCGAAGACAAAGCCTGTCATGCCTCGAAAGGAAGGACCGCGCGAACGGAGGTCTTGTTCGGCCCTCCGGGAATATCCTACGTCTACCTGATCTACGGCATGTACCACATGTTGAACGTGGTCACGGAGCGGACGGAGTTTCCCGCCGCCGTGCTGATTCGGGCGATTGAAGTCGACGGCGAATTGATCGACGGCCCTGGAAAGCTCTGCCGCGAGCTGGGCATCGATCGGTCATTACATCGACTCGACATGACACAGGGGCAATCCCTCTGGTTTGAAGATCGAGGAGCGAGAGTTTCCGGAAAGCAGGTCGGCACATTTCCGAGAATCGGCGTGGACTATGCGGCGGAGTGGGCCAAAAAACCCTGGCGGTTTAGATTGGTTGATCGCGGGCATAGGGCGCAAGGTGGCCAGACAGGAATCATGATCCAGTGA
- a CDS encoding DUF2914 domain-containing protein, producing MSPLTKIQSALAKPFMPVVFFLSGVTYDTVTLTRIDRLQDNLILMLYLALLGALIVLTGRLGIEPPPDREQLASLSPFTRRVIESRPYYPMASQFLLGGLFSAYTIFYSRSASFTGTAVFFSLLIALLVANEFLRDRLSNLRLLVGLYGVVSFAFFTFFLPVITGYMNAVVFLIGAGVSVAVTLRIVQLIYRDNPDRSRREAIGVTVPTVAFIALLVGFYFLNWIPPVPLSLKFGGMYHEITRTGDQFELSFEKRWYQVWKRSDTTYPSNTPIYCFTAVFAPIDLHTTIYHHWYYRPNDNRPFTHADKIPLKISGGREGGYRAYSFKQGLDPGHWRVDVEAEDGRIIGRVSVIVEGRPEADPTLATVSY from the coding sequence ATGAGCCCGCTCACGAAGATCCAATCCGCGCTCGCAAAGCCGTTCATGCCGGTTGTGTTCTTTCTTTCGGGTGTCACCTACGACACCGTGACTCTCACGCGCATCGACCGGTTACAAGATAACCTGATTCTGATGCTGTATCTTGCCCTACTTGGCGCCTTGATCGTCTTGACGGGGCGATTGGGAATCGAGCCTCCCCCCGATCGAGAACAATTGGCGTCGCTTTCCCCGTTCACTCGCAGGGTAATCGAGAGCCGCCCCTACTACCCCATGGCGAGTCAGTTTCTGCTGGGCGGCCTCTTCAGCGCCTACACGATTTTCTATTCGCGAAGCGCCTCGTTCACCGGCACGGCGGTATTCTTCAGCCTGCTGATCGCGCTCTTGGTGGCCAACGAGTTTTTACGCGACCGCCTGTCGAATCTCCGCCTGTTGGTCGGTCTGTACGGAGTGGTCAGTTTCGCCTTTTTCACGTTCTTTTTGCCCGTGATAACGGGCTACATGAACGCGGTGGTCTTCTTGATCGGAGCGGGGGTCAGCGTGGCGGTGACCTTGCGGATCGTTCAGCTCATCTATCGCGATAATCCCGACCGGTCGAGACGCGAAGCGATCGGGGTGACCGTCCCGACCGTTGCCTTCATCGCGCTCCTAGTAGGCTTCTACTTTCTGAATTGGATCCCGCCGGTTCCTTTGTCGTTGAAGTTCGGCGGGATGTATCACGAGATCACGCGAACGGGCGACCAGTTTGAACTGTCGTTTGAGAAACGGTGGTATCAGGTCTGGAAACGCTCGGATACGACCTATCCATCGAACACGCCGATCTATTGTTTTACCGCGGTCTTTGCGCCGATCGATCTCCATACCACGATCTATCACCACTGGTACTACCGTCCGAACGACAACCGGCCTTTCACCCATGCGGACAAAATCCCGCTGAAGATCTCAGGCGGACGCGAAGGCGGCTATCGGGCGTACAGTTTCAAGCAGGGTCTGGACCCCGGCCACTGGCGTGTGGATGTGGAAGCGGAAGACGGGCGCATCATTGGACGGGTGTCGGTAATCGTTGAAGGCCGACCTGAAGCCGATCCGACGCTGGCGACTGTGTCGTATTAA
- a CDS encoding phage holin family protein — protein sequence MPTIRFARAVHESPFHGGVRHALLRILITGIAVFLAISIVPGLEADSLTAGIAAVLVLTVLNVILRPILFLLTLPLIVFTLGLFLVVLNALLLELTAFLVKGFTVSGFWSSVGGALVISLVTTILNSWTVDRRPLPEVPDEPRRPPKIINPD from the coding sequence ATGCCGACCATTCGCTTTGCTCGAGCCGTCCATGAATCGCCGTTCCATGGCGGGGTGCGCCACGCGCTCCTGCGCATCCTCATCACCGGCATTGCGGTGTTTTTGGCGATCTCGATCGTCCCTGGCCTGGAGGCCGACAGCCTGACAGCCGGTATTGCTGCGGTCTTGGTCCTTACCGTCCTGAATGTGATTCTCCGTCCTATTCTGTTCCTGCTGACTCTCCCGCTGATCGTCTTCACTCTCGGTCTCTTTCTCGTGGTGCTGAACGCGCTGCTGCTGGAACTGACGGCGTTTCTTGTGAAGGGGTTCACGGTGTCCGGGTTCTGGTCTTCCGTCGGCGGCGCGCTGGTCATCAGTCTTGTCACGACCATCCTCAACAGCTGGACCGTCGACCGGCGCCCTCTACCCGAAGTCCCCGACGAACCGCGGCGCCCTCCAAAAATTATCAATCCGGATTGA
- a CDS encoding ATP-binding protein, translating into MTTALAQTKPAPETHLQRTLNAALNDIGTDAALAAIFHQENGPLVEHASRGFTPRDVQAILRTLSTQRAAALTQTTQDPDGGRAIRLRLITPGAKSLLVIPLRHLNNVYGCLVIGRKESAAFSKKDKSQLEQLCDGMTKALDREGLFNTSAVLSRSYVTQEPGPPQPTGADLFPPMIKHFSPALQEKIEAVLTEAHEYVAYDRAWACYYDPLAGNVEVLGAAGDVKLDPKDAKKDLKPGQRLTLDSSAAGWAVRHRKPRVDHDLASTQGRFLDHKHLFKDRFQSSLVIPFFVKGQVGGTFTLGSKDPQRYQTTDARTLEPIILKLAELLQAPAPQAAVPAPTTDLDGTPGSQPAVAVPSEPIIRKQERQAAIGEFSAFLATEIREPLASIRSQLEEVTGEGILDFDPQTRVENAMRDLIRIEAILNEILDFAKPLELNRHLCRIPEVLESALVVVGTDLEATRIQVTKDYANIIAPVRGDEAKLQQTFLSIFRNACEAMSPGGHLHIQVSQHRAGRGFEVQILIKNDGVPIPAEIVDKVFEPFFTTKSSGIGLGLPSVKKIIEEHGGAIAIGSAVGEGTTVTIRLPGVSRGPTFRHRGRGRRPPRRPS; encoded by the coding sequence ATGACCACGGCACTTGCTCAAACCAAACCGGCTCCGGAAACGCATCTTCAACGGACGTTGAACGCCGCCTTGAACGATATCGGCACGGATGCCGCGTTGGCGGCCATCTTTCATCAGGAAAACGGCCCGCTCGTCGAGCATGCGTCGCGCGGATTCACGCCGAGAGACGTCCAAGCCATTCTCCGCACTCTCTCGACCCAGCGCGCTGCGGCCTTGACCCAGACGACCCAAGATCCCGACGGTGGGCGCGCCATCCGCCTGCGATTGATCACCCCCGGGGCGAAATCCCTGCTGGTCATTCCGCTTCGCCACCTCAATAACGTTTACGGATGCCTGGTCATCGGACGGAAGGAGAGCGCCGCCTTCTCCAAGAAAGATAAATCCCAGCTGGAGCAGCTGTGCGACGGCATGACCAAGGCGCTGGACCGCGAAGGACTCTTTAACACCAGCGCGGTGTTGAGTCGTTCCTACGTCACCCAGGAACCAGGCCCTCCTCAGCCGACCGGAGCGGACCTGTTCCCGCCGATGATCAAACACTTTTCACCCGCGCTTCAAGAAAAGATCGAGGCGGTGTTGACCGAAGCTCATGAATATGTGGCCTATGACCGCGCCTGGGCTTGCTACTACGATCCGCTGGCCGGAAATGTCGAGGTATTGGGGGCCGCCGGCGATGTGAAACTCGATCCCAAAGATGCCAAGAAAGATTTAAAGCCCGGTCAACGCTTGACGCTCGACAGCTCAGCCGCGGGATGGGCCGTCCGCCATCGTAAGCCCCGCGTGGATCACGATCTGGCCTCCACCCAAGGTCGCTTTCTCGACCACAAACATCTCTTCAAGGACCGGTTTCAATCGTCGCTCGTCATTCCTTTCTTCGTGAAAGGCCAAGTCGGCGGAACGTTCACGCTGGGGTCGAAAGATCCACAACGGTATCAGACCACCGATGCGCGTACGCTGGAACCCATCATTCTCAAACTCGCGGAGCTCTTGCAGGCACCGGCGCCGCAGGCTGCCGTTCCGGCTCCGACGACCGACCTCGACGGAACACCGGGCTCCCAGCCGGCCGTGGCCGTCCCGTCCGAGCCCATCATTCGAAAGCAAGAACGCCAGGCCGCGATCGGAGAGTTCAGCGCATTCTTGGCGACGGAAATTCGCGAGCCGCTCGCGTCCATTCGCTCACAACTCGAAGAAGTGACCGGTGAAGGGATCCTCGACTTCGATCCCCAGACACGGGTTGAGAATGCCATGCGCGATTTGATCCGAATCGAGGCGATTCTCAATGAGATCCTCGACTTCGCCAAACCGCTCGAACTGAATCGCCATCTCTGCCGCATTCCGGAAGTGCTCGAAAGCGCCCTCGTGGTGGTCGGAACCGATCTGGAAGCAACCCGTATCCAAGTCACCAAGGACTACGCCAATATCATTGCGCCGGTGCGCGGCGATGAAGCCAAGCTTCAACAGACATTCTTGAGCATTTTCCGCAACGCGTGCGAGGCCATGTCTCCCGGCGGCCATCTCCATATCCAGGTCTCACAACATCGCGCCGGACGAGGGTTCGAGGTTCAGATTCTCATCAAGAACGACGGGGTCCCGATTCCCGCTGAAATCGTCGACAAAGTGTTTGAGCCATTTTTCACCACCAAGAGCTCAGGCATCGGCCTCGGTCTCCCCAGCGTCAAGAAAATCATTGAAGAACACGGCGGGGCCATTGCGATCGGGAGCGCCGTCGGCGAGGGCACGACCGTCACCATCCGTCTACCTGGCGTCAGCCGCGGACCGACATTTCGGCACCGTGGGCGTGGTCGCCGTCCCCCGCGTCGACCGAGCTGA